A genomic window from Bacillus mesophilus includes:
- a CDS encoding DegV family protein: MMIKLLTDSGCDLPKEYLDQEKVHLFPLVVHLDGEDYFDMETIDSSKIYEAMRNELVPKTSQVPPTRFEDTFTALAKEKAEVFYVSFSSELSGTYQTARMMAEQVKEQFPDFKITVLDTKCASLGMGLVVRKAVELIESGLTYSEVVEQTTFFAEHMEHIVTVDNLDYLARGGRVSKASAFVGGLLNIKPLLHVDEGKLIPIEKIRGRKKVLQRMIDLMKERGQDLTSQTIGISHGEDEETALFLQEKIKEQLGCETFLITKIGSAIGAHAGPGTIGLYFVNKLQ; this comes from the coding sequence ATAATGATTAAACTACTAACTGATAGTGGCTGTGATTTACCAAAGGAATATCTTGATCAGGAAAAGGTACATCTGTTTCCCTTAGTTGTTCACTTAGATGGGGAAGACTATTTTGATATGGAAACAATTGATTCATCAAAAATATATGAAGCAATGAGAAATGAGCTTGTTCCGAAGACCTCACAGGTTCCACCAACAAGATTTGAAGACACGTTTACTGCACTAGCAAAGGAAAAGGCTGAGGTATTTTACGTATCCTTTTCATCTGAGCTCTCTGGAACATACCAGACTGCCAGAATGATGGCAGAACAAGTTAAAGAACAATTCCCAGATTTTAAAATTACGGTTTTGGATACAAAATGTGCTTCTTTAGGCATGGGATTAGTTGTAAGAAAAGCTGTTGAACTCATAGAGAGTGGTCTTACATACAGTGAAGTGGTTGAACAAACCACGTTCTTCGCAGAGCATATGGAGCATATTGTGACAGTTGACAACCTAGATTATCTGGCAAGAGGTGGAAGAGTTTCTAAGGCTTCTGCTTTTGTAGGAGGATTACTCAATATTAAACCTCTGCTACATGTTGATGAGGGTAAATTAATCCCGATCGAGAAAATTCGTGGTCGTAAAAAAGTGTTGCAAAGAATGATTGATCTAATGAAAGAACGTGGACAAGACTTAACAAGTCAAACGATTGGTATTAGTCATGGAGAAGATGAAGAAACAGCCTTGTTCCTTCAAGAGAAAATTAAGGAACAGTTAGGCTGTGAAACTTTTCTCATTACAAAAATCGGCTCAGCAATTGGAGCACATGCAGGACCTGGAACGATTGGACTTTATTTTGTAAACAAACTACAATGA
- a CDS encoding DUF3941 domain-containing protein, translating to MRHTSDNDKKAFDNNAKRAQKNEEREENRQKGKRQYSKKTDHL from the coding sequence ATGCGTCATACAAGTGATAATGACAAAAAAGCCTTTGATAATAATGCTAAACGTGCCCAAAAGAATGAAGAGCGAGAAGAAAATCGCCAGAAGGGTAAGCGTCAATATTCAAAGAAAACAGATCATTTATAA
- the mscL gene encoding large conductance mechanosensitive channel protein MscL, which translates to MGLIKEFKEFAVKGNVIDLAVGVIIGGAFNKIVSSLVNDIVMPPIGMLLGKVDFTNLFYTLGNKDYKSLSEAQEAGAATINYGIFLNNIIQFLITAFVIFLVIRKINKLKRKEEKVPSAPTDKKCPYCITAIPLKAIKCPQCTADLDLVTT; encoded by the coding sequence ATGGGGTTAATAAAGGAATTTAAAGAATTTGCGGTTAAGGGAAATGTAATTGATTTAGCGGTGGGTGTTATTATTGGTGGAGCATTTAATAAGATCGTTTCTTCACTTGTAAATGATATAGTGATGCCACCAATTGGTATGTTACTTGGAAAAGTGGACTTTACAAATTTATTTTACACGCTTGGAAATAAAGATTATAAATCTCTTTCAGAGGCACAAGAGGCTGGGGCCGCTACGATTAATTACGGAATCTTTTTAAATAATATTATCCAATTTTTAATCACAGCTTTTGTCATTTTTCTCGTGATTCGAAAAATTAATAAGCTGAAAAGAAAAGAGGAAAAGGTACCATCTGCACCTACAGATAAGAAGTGTCCTTATTGTATTACAGCTATTCCCCTTAAAGCGATAAAATGTCCACAATGTACGGCTGACTTAGACTTAGTTACTACATAA
- a CDS encoding methyl-accepting chemotaxis protein, with the protein MVDQLRGLIGSVENVSKKVEQFSREIEDENKGLVEISNQVAVSTDELSHGSQAISEDLQNSVHLVEQLDQEFEKNLEASKQTAAFGLETVDSIGSGRKAMEEQRNLLTKNISSTNKIETATKAFAGYASKIEEMATSVSSIAGQTNLLALNAAIEAARAGEAGKGFAVVADEVRKLAEESTKATAEIFSMVEHIQAGLSEIVKSVNQGVDIAQKQEQSMIVTNEAFETIDQKVQNISSHIQGIVDGMSQSKKIGNQVLDSVGNISSVVQQSAAGSEEISASTTEQLQAFGKLAAKVTAMRDLTNELNQMLSQFKLS; encoded by the coding sequence ATGGTGGACCAATTAAGAGGGTTAATTGGTTCAGTAGAAAATGTAAGTAAAAAAGTTGAGCAATTTTCACGTGAAATTGAGGATGAGAATAAGGGACTCGTTGAAATTAGTAACCAAGTAGCGGTCTCAACTGATGAGCTTTCACATGGATCACAAGCCATTTCTGAGGATCTTCAGAACTCTGTGCATCTAGTAGAGCAACTAGATCAAGAGTTTGAAAAGAACCTAGAGGCTTCTAAACAAACAGCTGCCTTTGGATTAGAAACAGTGGATTCAATTGGTTCAGGAAGAAAAGCGATGGAGGAACAACGTAATCTTCTAACTAAAAATATCTCCTCAACGAATAAAATAGAAACAGCAACGAAGGCATTTGCAGGGTATGCTAGCAAAATCGAAGAAATGGCTACTTCGGTATCCTCTATTGCTGGCCAAACAAATCTTCTAGCTTTAAATGCGGCGATCGAAGCAGCTCGTGCAGGAGAAGCTGGAAAAGGCTTTGCTGTAGTTGCAGATGAGGTTAGAAAGCTAGCGGAGGAATCAACAAAAGCAACCGCAGAAATTTTCAGCATGGTTGAACATATTCAAGCGGGATTATCTGAAATTGTTAAATCAGTGAATCAAGGGGTAGACATTGCTCAGAAGCAGGAACAATCAATGATTGTTACGAATGAGGCATTTGAAACTATTGATCAAAAGGTACAAAACATTTCCTCCCACATTCAAGGAATTGTGGATGGGATGTCACAATCTAAAAAAATTGGTAACCAAGTGTTAGATTCAGTTGGCAATATAAGCTCAGTTGTACAGCAGTCTGCTGCAGGAAGTGAAGAAATTTCAGCGTCTACAACTGAACAACTACAAGCATTCGGAAAGCTTGCAGCCAAAGTGACAGCAATGAGAGATTTAACAAATGAACTAAATCAAATGTTATCTCAATTTAAGTTGAGTTAA